The following proteins are encoded in a genomic region of Mustela erminea isolate mMusErm1 chromosome 3, mMusErm1.Pri, whole genome shotgun sequence:
- the LOC116585807 gene encoding olfactory receptor 2T27-like, with translation MVDGNKSSVTDFILVGLFPEFQHYIVLNFMIIFIYTFAFLGNTLLIVLIWGDSRLHTPMYILLSQLSLIDLTLTSTIVPKMASNFFTGKRTISWIGCGTQSFFFLMLGMSECFILTLMAYDRYVAVCNPLRYPIIMSPRFCMHMVLGCWIGGSVSSFIHTVYPMHFPICGSREIHHFFCEVPVLIKLSCEDTSAYQLVVVVTSILLLVVPFSLITASYTLIFLAVFRMNSVKGRKKTLATCSSHLTVVSLFFGPNIFIYMIFTSSHSAEQDQALSVFSNILTPMLNPLIYSLRNKEVVAALKKLMGKCVLSY, from the coding sequence ATGGTAGATGGAAACAAATCCTCAGTAACTGATTTCATCCTTGTGGGGCTCTTTCCTGAATTTCAGCATTATATTGTCCTCAACTTCATGATAATTTTTATCTACACTTTTGCCTTCCTGGGAAACACACTTCTGATTGTCTTGATTTGGGGAGATTCTCGGCTCCATACACCCATGTACATTCTCCTCAGTCAACTCTCTCTCATTGACTTGACATTAACTTCCACCATTGTCCCAAAGATGGCTTCTAATTTTTTCACAGGGAAAAGGACAATATCATGGATTGGCTGTGGAACACAGAGTTTCTTCTTCCTAATGTTGGGAATGTCGGAGTGTTTCATCTTGACTCTCATGGcttatgaccgctatgtggctgTTTGCAACCCACTGCGTTACCCAATTATCATGAGCCCCAGGTTTTGTATGCACATGGTTTTGGGGTGTTGGATTGGAGGCTCTGTAAGTTCATTTATCCATACAGTCTACCCTATGCATTTTCCCATCTGTGGGTCACGGGAGATCCATCACTTCTTCTGTGAGGTCCCAGTCCTCATTAAGCTCTCCTGTGAAGACACGTCAGCATATCAGttagtggtggtggtgacaaGCATTTTGTTGCTTGTTGTTCCTTTCAGTCTCATCACAGCTTCCTATACTCTCATCTTCCTTGCGGTCTTCCGAATGAACTCtgtcaaaggaaggaaaaaaaccctggCCACCTGCTCTTCCCATTTAACTGTGGTGAGTCTCTTCTTTGGCCCAAACATATTTATCTATATGATTTTCACTTCCTCCCATAGTGCAGAGCAGGACCAAGCTCTTTCTGTATTCAGCAATATCCTAACCCCAATGTTGAATCCCCTAATTTACAGCCTGAGGAACAAGGAGGTGGTGGCCGCTCTCAAAAAACTTATGGGGAAATGTGTGCTTTCTTACTAG